Proteins encoded in a region of the Campylobacter showae CSUNSWCD genome:
- a CDS encoding GNAT family N-acetyltransferase: MQEKLVAAKYEISRAVKADLAAITRIYNASVLEQNATATLRPVSIEEREAWFDAHEAANRPIYVLREICDANLTSEDGETFEADCERKFDSKGANLGAQKPSVTNPKGEILAWGSLSDYHPREGYRITAKISVYVAPEARGKGLGGRLVNFILENAPKFGVKNIVALIFSSNAASLNLFAKFGFARWGELPEVCDMGGKIESLTILGKKLG, from the coding sequence ATGCAAGAAAAACTCGTCGCCGCAAAATACGAAATCTCGCGCGCCGTCAAGGCCGATCTCGCCGCCATCACGCGCATTTATAACGCAAGCGTTTTAGAGCAAAACGCCACGGCCACGCTGCGCCCGGTTAGTATAGAGGAGCGCGAAGCGTGGTTTGACGCGCACGAGGCGGCAAATCGCCCGATATACGTGCTGCGCGAGATTTGCGACGCAAATTTGACGAGCGAGGACGGCGAAACCTTTGAGGCTGATTGCGAGAGAAAATTTGACTCGAAGGGCGCAAATTTGGGTGCACAAAAGCCGAGCGTCACAAACCCAAAAGGCGAAATCTTAGCCTGGGGCAGCCTTAGCGACTATCATCCGCGCGAGGGCTACCGCATCACCGCCAAGATCAGCGTCTACGTCGCACCTGAGGCTCGTGGCAAGGGGCTTGGCGGACGGCTCGTAAATTTTATACTCGAAAACGCGCCTAAATTTGGCGTCAAAAACATCGTCGCGCTGATATTTTCCAGCAATGCCGCTAGCCTAAATTTGTTTGCCAAATTCGGCTTTGCGCGCTGGGGCGAACTACCAGAAGTCTGCGACATGGGCGGCAAAATCGAGAGTCTAACGATACTGGGCAAAAAGCTAGGATAA
- a CDS encoding DUF411 domain-containing protein, translated as MKKTILGFALLTALASAVLGGETIEVYKSPDCGCCGKWGEIMKKNGFEIVEHKTNAIIETKNKYGVPLELSSCHTGIVGGYAIEGHVPAEEIKALLAAKPADVVGISVPGMPLGSPGMEQGGIVEDYDVIAFKKDGTSEVFASYKNGKKVK; from the coding sequence ATGAAAAAGACTATTTTGGGATTTGCGCTACTTACGGCGCTTGCGTCGGCGGTGCTAGGTGGCGAGACGATTGAAGTTTATAAAAGCCCGGACTGCGGTTGTTGCGGAAAATGGGGCGAGATAATGAAAAAAAACGGCTTTGAAATCGTAGAGCACAAAACGAACGCGATAATCGAAACGAAAAACAAATACGGCGTTCCGCTGGAGCTATCTAGTTGCCACACCGGTATAGTCGGAGGTTACGCTATCGAGGGGCACGTACCGGCCGAAGAAATAAAAGCCCTTTTAGCCGCTAAACCGGCTGACGTCGTAGGTATCTCGGTGCCGGGCATGCCGCTGGGAAGCCCCGGCATGGAGCAGGGCGGCATCGTCGAGGACTATGATGTGATCGCGTTTAAAAAGGACGGTACGAGCGAAGTTTTTGCAAGCTATAAAAACGGCAAAAAGGTAAAATAA
- a CDS encoding ribonucleoside triphosphate reductase, whose amino-acid sequence MKFILKRDGTKQEYLPYKIQDAIKKAFESESKEYDDKVFLDVMGRVFDSEVLSVEDVQDYIEKALFNAGHFDVMKSFMLYRHTHKLQREQILGLNEDTTYINSTQTISEYINGTDWRILANSNTSYSNAGLINNTAGKVIANYWLDKVYSKEEGLAHRNGDYHIHDLDCLTGYCAGWSLRALLNEGFNGVRGRVESKAPKHFREALYQMANFLGILQSEWAGAQAFSSFDTYLAPYVFRDKLSDKEIKKAITSFIFNLNVPARWGQSPFTNVTIDITCPSDLRDQIPTREDRHIFSDLEDDELAKEAQKRGFNKLTDMTYRAFEPEMNRIDKAFYEIMTEGDKCSQPFTFPIPTVNITEDFDWDSEVAKVLFENTAKMGSSYFQNFVGSQYTVDENGNRIANDKAYKPGHVRSMCCRLQLDLRELLKRGGGLFGSAEMTGSIGVVTLNLARLGYLYKGDKKGLYTRLEYLLNLAKSTLEKKRKFIQEMYERGLYPYTARYLKHFNNHFSTIGINGMNELLRNFTNNKENIATDFGREFAIEMIEFLRGKIREFQESTGNLYNLEATPAEGTTYRFAKEDKKRYPDIIQAGFGENIYYTNSTQLPANFTDDAFEALDLQDELQSSYTGGTVLHLYMKERISSAEACKDLVRGVINNYKLPYITITPVFSVCAKHGYISGEHEYCPKCDEELLAKFKAENSVK is encoded by the coding sequence ATGAAATTTATCCTAAAACGCGACGGCACGAAGCAAGAATACCTCCCGTATAAAATCCAAGACGCGATCAAAAAAGCCTTTGAAAGCGAGTCTAAAGAGTACGACGACAAGGTCTTTTTAGACGTGATGGGGCGCGTGTTTGACAGCGAAGTTTTGAGCGTCGAGGACGTGCAAGACTACATCGAAAAGGCGCTTTTTAACGCGGGACACTTCGACGTGATGAAGAGCTTTATGCTCTACCGCCACACGCACAAGCTTCAGCGCGAGCAAATTTTAGGACTAAACGAAGACACCACCTACATCAACTCCACCCAAACCATCAGCGAGTACATCAACGGCACCGACTGGCGAATTCTCGCCAACTCAAACACCAGCTACTCAAACGCCGGCCTCATTAACAACACCGCGGGCAAGGTCATCGCCAACTACTGGCTAGATAAGGTGTATAGCAAAGAAGAGGGCCTAGCGCACCGAAACGGCGACTATCACATCCACGACTTAGACTGTCTTACCGGCTACTGCGCTGGCTGGAGCCTTAGGGCGCTATTAAACGAGGGCTTTAACGGAGTGCGCGGCAGGGTCGAGAGTAAGGCGCCAAAGCACTTTAGAGAGGCGCTATATCAGATGGCAAATTTCCTCGGCATTTTGCAAAGCGAGTGGGCTGGCGCGCAGGCGTTTAGTAGCTTTGACACATATCTTGCGCCTTACGTTTTCCGCGACAAGTTAAGCGATAAAGAGATCAAAAAGGCGATAACGAGCTTTATCTTTAACCTAAACGTGCCGGCTCGCTGGGGTCAGAGTCCGTTTACCAACGTAACGATCGACATCACCTGCCCGAGTGATCTACGCGATCAGATCCCGACGCGCGAGGATAGGCATATATTTAGCGACCTTGAGGACGATGAGCTAGCTAAAGAGGCGCAAAAACGCGGCTTTAACAAGCTAACCGATATGACCTACCGCGCCTTTGAGCCCGAGATGAACCGCATAGATAAGGCCTTTTACGAGATCATGACCGAGGGCGACAAGTGCTCACAGCCGTTTACTTTCCCGATCCCTACCGTAAATATCACCGAGGACTTCGACTGGGACAGCGAGGTGGCGAAGGTACTTTTTGAAAACACCGCAAAAATGGGTTCGAGCTATTTTCAAAATTTCGTCGGCTCTCAGTACACAGTTGATGAAAACGGCAACCGCATCGCAAACGACAAGGCCTATAAGCCGGGACACGTACGCTCGATGTGCTGCCGCTTGCAGCTAGATTTACGCGAGCTGCTAAAGCGCGGTGGAGGGCTGTTTGGTAGTGCAGAGATGACGGGCAGTATCGGCGTCGTGACGTTAAATTTAGCTCGACTAGGCTATCTATATAAAGGCGATAAAAAGGGGCTCTACACACGCCTTGAATATCTGCTAAATTTAGCTAAATCTACGCTTGAAAAAAAGCGCAAATTTATCCAGGAAATGTACGAACGCGGCCTGTATCCGTATACCGCGCGCTATCTAAAGCACTTTAATAATCACTTTAGCACCATCGGCATCAACGGCATGAACGAGCTTTTAAGAAACTTCACGAACAACAAAGAAAACATCGCGACTGATTTTGGGCGAGAGTTTGCGATCGAGATGATCGAGTTTTTACGCGGTAAAATTCGCGAGTTTCAAGAGAGCACCGGCAACCTTTATAATCTCGAAGCCACGCCTGCCGAGGGCACGACGTATCGCTTCGCCAAAGAGGATAAAAAGCGCTATCCCGACATCATCCAGGCCGGTTTTGGCGAAAATATCTACTACACCAACTCCACGCAGCTACCGGCAAATTTCACCGACGATGCGTTCGAGGCGCTTGATTTGCAAGACGAACTGCAAAGCTCCTACACGGGCGGCACGGTGCTGCACCTATACATGAAGGAGCGGATCAGCTCGGCCGAAGCATGCAAAGACCTCGTGCGCGGCGTGATAAATAACTACAAGCTGCCATACATCACGATAACGCCGGTCTTTAGCGTCTGCGCCAAGCACGGCTACATCAGCGGCGAGCACGAATACTGCCCTAAATGCGACGAGGAGCTTTTGGCTAAATTTAAGGCTGAAAATAGCGTAAAGTAG
- a CDS encoding ATP-dependent DNA helicase, whose protein sequence is MVNNLNTILQENNKAKAVEWGLHRYKIGDPILFNEVERFKPLIYNNMKGKIINIEPEEKQIWFSIELEKSITGLDAQKYDFELLENSDKSVIKFYVNQYGTADEEGNPENNDEETIVPFHVAYAISIHKAQGLEYKTVKVVISSEVDEMITHNIFYTAITRAKENLQIYWSPEVEKKILESFKKRNSNKDIDFLQKLKK, encoded by the coding sequence ATGGTTAATAACCTAAATACTATTTTGCAAGAAAACAATAAAGCAAAAGCTGTAGAATGGGGTCTTCATAGATATAAGATCGGCGATCCCATTTTGTTTAATGAGGTAGAAAGATTTAAACCGCTTATTTACAATAATATGAAAGGAAAAATTATTAATATCGAGCCTGAAGAAAAACAAATTTGGTTTAGCATCGAACTTGAAAAATCAATAACTGGACTAGATGCACAAAAGTATGATTTTGAGTTATTGGAGAACAGCGATAAATCGGTGATAAAATTTTATGTTAATCAATACGGAACGGCTGATGAGGAGGGGAATCCTGAAAATAATGATGAAGAAACTATCGTACCGTTCCATGTGGCATACGCTATTTCAATTCATAAAGCACAAGGTTTGGAGTACAAAACTGTAAAAGTAGTAATAAGTAGCGAAGTTGATGAAATGATAACGCATAATATTTTTTATACAGCAATAACTAGAGCGAAGGAAAATCTACAAATATATTGGTCGCCTGAAGTCGAAAAGAAAATTTTAGAAAGCTTTAAAAAAAGAAACAGCAATAAAGATATTGATTTTTTACAGAAATTAAAGAAATAA
- a CDS encoding M48 family metallopeptidase → MTIRKIILLAVFTATMLTGCFTSSTSGGALGENRRQMFLVGEQEMNEAAAKAYVQTLSGARKKGALNIDPVMTKRVQDVAKRLISQVGAFREDALKWKWEVNVIDENTINAWCMPGGRIVVYSGIIKNLSLTNGELAAVMGHEIAHALREHSREQASTDMLKNVGIFAVSQAAGLGDLATGAMNMAAQYTISLPFSRSHEREADHIGTELMARAGYDPKEAVNVWVKMSQKSGGSVPEILSTHPSSQSRIADLREVAAKLEPVYLQAKK, encoded by the coding sequence ATGACGATAAGAAAAATTATTTTACTCGCCGTGTTTACCGCGACGATGCTGACGGGCTGCTTCACTAGCTCGACTAGCGGCGGCGCGCTGGGCGAAAACAGACGCCAGATGTTTTTAGTCGGCGAACAGGAGATGAACGAGGCCGCAGCCAAAGCCTACGTGCAAACGCTTAGCGGCGCGCGTAAAAAGGGTGCGCTAAACATCGATCCCGTGATGACCAAAAGAGTGCAAGACGTCGCCAAACGCCTGATCTCGCAGGTCGGGGCGTTTAGAGAGGACGCGCTCAAGTGGAAATGGGAAGTAAACGTGATCGACGAAAACACGATAAACGCGTGGTGTATGCCCGGCGGCCGTATCGTCGTGTATAGCGGCATCATCAAAAATCTATCGCTCACAAACGGCGAGCTAGCCGCAGTCATGGGACACGAGATCGCGCACGCACTGCGTGAACATAGCCGCGAGCAGGCCAGCACGGATATGCTCAAAAATGTCGGCATTTTCGCCGTTTCGCAGGCTGCAGGACTGGGCGATCTAGCTACCGGCGCTATGAATATGGCCGCACAGTACACCATCTCGCTACCGTTTTCTCGCTCCCACGAGCGCGAGGCCGACCACATCGGCACCGAGCTGATGGCACGCGCGGGCTATGATCCTAAAGAGGCGGTGAACGTGTGGGTCAAAATGTCGCAAAAAAGCGGTGGCAGCGTGCCTGAGATACTGAGCACCCACCCGTCTAGCCAAAGCCGTATCGCCGATCTGCGCGAGGTCGCGGCCAAGCTCGAGCCCGTATATCTGCAAGCTAAAAAGTAA
- a CDS encoding Fe-S-containing hydro-lyase codes for MSEVKKITAPFDKDVVKSLKAGDNVLISGTIIAARDAAHKALTETLARGEALPVNLAGETIYYLGPSPAKPGDVIGAAGPTTSGRMDKYTPTMINEVGINGMIGKGYRSEAVVEAMKKSGCVYMVAIGGAGALISQSIKKYEVLAYPELGPEAIARLTVEDFPAIVAIDSEGNNFYEVGQAPYKKI; via the coding sequence ATGTCAGAAGTAAAAAAGATAACCGCGCCGTTTGATAAAGATGTCGTAAAAAGCCTAAAAGCGGGCGACAACGTGCTAATAAGCGGCACCATCATCGCAGCTCGCGACGCCGCGCACAAGGCGCTAACCGAGACTTTGGCTCGCGGCGAGGCCTTGCCCGTAAATTTAGCCGGCGAGACGATCTACTACCTAGGACCAAGCCCCGCAAAACCTGGCGACGTCATAGGCGCTGCGGGACCGACTACTAGCGGACGCATGGACAAATACACTCCGACGATGATAAACGAAGTGGGCATCAACGGCATGATCGGCAAGGGCTACCGCTCTGAGGCCGTCGTCGAAGCGATGAAAAAATCAGGCTGTGTCTATATGGTCGCCATTGGCGGTGCGGGCGCGCTAATCAGCCAAAGTATCAAAAAGTACGAAGTGCTAGCCTATCCCGAGCTTGGCCCAGAGGCGATCGCGAGACTCACGGTCGAGGATTTCCCTGCTATCGTAGCGATAGATAGCGAGGGCAATAACTTCTACGAAGTAGGACAAGCTCCGTATAAAAAAATATAA
- a CDS encoding AAA family ATPase, with translation MIHNENIEILDKLMQVKIIDSWEVAIRPAELENFGKIFGLSQKIYKTNEYKEIMRFLTHKKISLVDLIDSYDYQDIKRNIISKGQVSHIFDILDKAKAVTKDGRNTIRYLLHNLRNQVIKKQLPNNEDRCLSDLKLNSKCFPFEEMPFATSLINHNPSFYDLLECIYTSGREHELFARAVKSRIEDGGSLFIDKKEFNFNNIDGLRSHFNSKLWTGNEKNLKGHTGRRIEEFQSHFYIKEYVEKSIEIIDGLDKLTQGGIQNYSNSAKEWIKKNSTLIDDKEKENIVINLFEKSKVALIYGAAGTGKTTLIDYVSRFFKDHSKIFLANTNTAVDNLKRRITASLNSEFKTVAKLIAGTDTKCDVLIIDECSTISNDDMQKVLNKVKFKLILLVGDIYQIEAISFGNWFKIAQSFLDKATFTLEKTYRTKDKKLLKLWDEVRSFGDCISEILQRESYSQKLEDLSFEASDDEIVLCLNYDGLYG, from the coding sequence ATGATTCATAATGAAAATATAGAAATTTTAGATAAATTAATGCAAGTAAAAATAATTGATTCTTGGGAGGTCGCCATTAGGCCGGCTGAATTGGAAAATTTTGGTAAGATATTTGGGCTTAGTCAAAAAATATATAAAACAAATGAATATAAAGAAATAATGCGATTTTTGACACATAAGAAAATTAGCCTAGTCGATTTGATTGATAGTTATGATTACCAAGATATAAAAAGAAACATTATTTCTAAAGGACAAGTTTCGCATATTTTTGATATTTTAGATAAGGCAAAGGCAGTTACCAAAGATGGTAGAAATACAATTAGGTATTTACTGCATAACTTACGTAATCAAGTAATAAAAAAGCAACTTCCAAATAATGAAGATAGATGCCTATCAGATTTAAAGCTAAATTCAAAATGCTTTCCCTTTGAGGAAATGCCGTTTGCTACATCTTTGATAAATCACAACCCTAGCTTTTATGATTTGTTAGAATGCATATATACAAGCGGAAGAGAGCATGAATTATTTGCTAGAGCGGTCAAAAGCAGGATTGAAGATGGCGGAAGCCTATTTATTGATAAAAAGGAATTTAATTTCAACAATATAGATGGTCTAAGATCTCATTTTAACTCAAAATTATGGACAGGAAACGAAAAGAATCTAAAAGGACATACTGGTAGGAGAATTGAGGAATTTCAAAGTCACTTTTATATCAAAGAATATGTCGAAAAATCTATCGAAATTATTGATGGGCTTGACAAATTGACGCAGGGTGGTATTCAAAACTACTCAAATTCTGCAAAAGAGTGGATAAAGAAAAATTCGACGCTAATTGATGATAAAGAAAAAGAAAATATTGTTATTAATCTATTTGAGAAATCAAAAGTCGCCTTGATTTATGGCGCAGCTGGCACAGGCAAAACAACTTTAATTGATTATGTCTCGCGCTTTTTTAAAGATCATAGTAAAATATTTTTAGCCAATACAAATACTGCTGTAGATAATTTAAAAAGACGTATTACTGCGAGCCTAAATAGTGAATTTAAAACAGTCGCTAAATTAATAGCGGGTACAGACACAAAATGCGATGTTCTAATTATCGATGAATGTAGTACAATAAGTAATGATGATATGCAAAAAGTACTCAATAAAGTAAAATTTAAGCTCATTCTTTTAGTAGGAGACATATATCAGATAGAAGCGATATCATTTGGCAATTGGTTTAAAATCGCTCAGAGTTTTCTTGATAAAGCAACTTTTACATTAGAAAAAACATATAGAACAAAAGACAAAAAACTTTTAAAACTTTGGGATGAAGTAAGAAGTTTTGGTGATTGTATTAGTGAAATTTTACAAAGAGAAAGCTATTCGCAAAAATTAGAAGATTTAAGTTTTGAAGCTAGTGATGATGAGATTGTTTTATGTCTTAATTACGATGGATTATATGGTTAA
- a CDS encoding fumarate hydratase — translation MRVVQAELISKTVSELCKEACYVVTPDMRAAFEKAKENESSPIGKDILGKVLQNADLAQKRVAPICQDTGMAVVFVDIGQDVHIEGGFLEDAINEGVKDGYVGGYLRKSVVNDPIFERKNTTNNTPAVINVRIVKGDKIHIKVAPKGFGSENKSALKMLVPADGLEGVKKVFLDTVKLAGPNACPPMVIGVGIGGTMDKAALMAKYAAARSADSKNPDPRYAKLEEELLELACKTGVGPQGLGGDTTAVKVNIEWYPTHIAGLPVAININCHAARHAEAEI, via the coding sequence ATGAGAGTAGTTCAAGCGGAATTAATCTCCAAAACCGTCAGCGAGCTTTGCAAAGAGGCCTGTTATGTCGTAACGCCCGATATGAGAGCGGCTTTTGAAAAAGCTAAAGAAAACGAGAGCTCGCCGATAGGCAAAGACATCCTAGGCAAGGTACTCCAAAACGCGGATCTAGCCCAGAAACGCGTCGCGCCGATCTGCCAAGACACGGGTATGGCGGTTGTATTCGTCGATATCGGTCAAGACGTGCATATCGAGGGCGGATTTTTAGAAGATGCGATAAACGAGGGCGTAAAAGACGGCTACGTGGGCGGCTACCTACGAAAATCCGTCGTAAACGACCCGATTTTTGAGCGTAAAAACACGACAAACAACACCCCTGCCGTCATAAACGTAAGGATAGTAAAGGGCGACAAAATCCACATAAAAGTCGCTCCAAAGGGCTTTGGCAGCGAGAATAAGTCGGCTCTAAAAATGCTAGTGCCAGCAGACGGCCTAGAGGGCGTGAAAAAGGTATTTTTAGACACCGTTAAGCTAGCGGGTCCAAACGCTTGCCCTCCGATGGTGATCGGCGTAGGCATAGGCGGCACGATGGACAAGGCCGCGCTAATGGCAAAATACGCAGCCGCTCGCTCCGCAGACAGCAAAAACCCCGATCCTAGATACGCCAAACTAGAAGAGGAGCTGCTAGAGCTCGCCTGCAAAACGGGCGTCGGACCGCAAGGACTAGGCGGCGACACGACCGCGGTCAAAGTAAATATCGAGTGGTACCCGACCCACATCGCGGGTCTACCGGTCGCTATCAACATCAACTGCCACGCCGCTCGCCACGCCGAAGCTGAAATTTAA
- a CDS encoding putative transporter — translation MFSSFFANKKCAVWAYFGLAALLISTYAQVQMIVLLNNWYKDFYDILQNVKDHTIEDFWTCVLRFAKIAFPYVLLATMTNYFTRLWTFKWREAMTFDYIKYWRNVKTDIEGSSQRIQEDIYRFAKVVENLGSQVADAVMTLIAFIPILWALSGQVDIPVLGKSEGSLVWIALTVSIGGLAISWFVGIKLPGLEYNNQKVEAAFRKELVYAEDDKANYGAPEKLEGLFHDLKRNYYRLFLHYGYFDIWRYMFGQSMVIVPLIAMGPSVLAGSITLGVMMQVVNAFSQVRGSLAVFMNNWTVITELRSIHKRLKEFEKNIEYKRAKLDENLQSEQA, via the coding sequence ATGTTTTCGTCGTTTTTCGCGAATAAAAAATGCGCCGTATGGGCGTATTTCGGGCTCGCGGCGTTGCTAATATCGACCTACGCGCAAGTGCAGATGATAGTGCTTCTAAACAACTGGTACAAGGACTTTTACGATATCTTGCAAAACGTCAAAGATCACACGATAGAGGATTTTTGGACTTGCGTGCTTAGATTTGCCAAGATCGCCTTCCCGTACGTCCTGCTTGCGACGATGACGAACTATTTTACGCGCCTTTGGACGTTTAAGTGGCGCGAGGCGATGACGTTTGACTACATAAAATACTGGCGAAACGTCAAAACCGACATCGAAGGCAGCTCGCAACGTATCCAAGAGGACATCTACCGTTTTGCTAAAGTGGTGGAAAATTTAGGCTCGCAAGTAGCCGACGCCGTGATGACTCTCATCGCCTTTATACCGATACTTTGGGCACTCAGCGGTCAGGTCGATATACCGGTGCTCGGCAAAAGCGAAGGCTCGCTCGTGTGGATCGCACTAACGGTCAGCATCGGAGGACTAGCGATCTCGTGGTTTGTAGGCATTAAGCTACCGGGACTTGAGTACAACAACCAAAAGGTAGAAGCCGCATTTAGAAAAGAGCTCGTATACGCCGAAGACGACAAGGCAAACTACGGCGCGCCCGAGAAACTCGAAGGGTTATTTCACGATCTAAAACGAAATTATTACAGGCTATTTTTGCACTACGGATACTTTGATATCTGGAGATATATGTTCGGTCAAAGCATGGTCATCGTCCCGCTCATCGCGATGGGTCCTAGCGTGCTCGCAGGCTCGATAACTCTGGGCGTGATGATGCAGGTCGTAAATGCCTTTTCTCAGGTGCGTGGGTCGCTTGCGGTGTTTATGAACAACTGGACGGTCATCACGGAGCTGCGCTCTATCCACAAAAGGCTTAAGGAATTTGAGAAAAATATCGAGTACAAGCGCGCTAAGCTGGATGAAAATTTACAAAGCGAGCAGGCGTAA
- a CDS encoding hemolysin family protein codes for MHPSSADSLFMIALAIFFVFLNAFFVLSEFSIVKVRKTRLEELVKDKVPNAKTALDMSNNLDTYLSATQLGITLSSLALGWIGEPAVARLIEEPLKTYFNLSDILVHTVGFAIAFTLITLMHVVLGELVPKSVAIAKSEKAVLAIARPLHVFWVVFSPLIKTFDFLAGVSLKILGIKPAKESELAHSEEEIKIIVGESLKGGVLDSFETEIIKNAVDFSDTVAKEIMTPRRDMVCINKQKSYEENIKVIFDSKYTRYPYIDGSKDAILGMIHIRDILQIDTVNKKHEFDSIVRKFVIVPENLSISKILVMMNKQQISAALVVDEYGGTAGLLTMEDIMEEILGDFNDEHDDADPHYKKINENIYEFQGRFDLESVEELMGISFADETEELTIGGYVFNLIGRLPVVGDKIEDENCYYEVRKMDGASISSVKVRRKIEEKEDED; via the coding sequence TTGCACCCCAGTAGCGCCGACTCGCTTTTTATGATCGCTCTTGCGATTTTTTTCGTATTTCTAAACGCTTTTTTCGTCTTATCAGAATTTTCCATCGTCAAAGTCCGCAAGACCCGCCTAGAGGAGCTTGTAAAGGACAAAGTGCCAAACGCGAAAACCGCGCTTGATATGTCAAACAATCTCGACACATACCTCTCCGCCACGCAGCTAGGCATCACGCTAAGCTCGCTGGCTCTTGGCTGGATCGGCGAACCTGCGGTCGCTAGACTGATTGAGGAACCGCTAAAAACATACTTTAATCTAAGCGATATTTTAGTCCATACCGTCGGGTTTGCGATCGCGTTTACGCTGATAACGCTCATGCACGTGGTGCTAGGCGAGCTGGTACCAAAGTCCGTCGCCATCGCAAAATCCGAAAAAGCGGTCCTAGCCATCGCGCGTCCATTGCACGTATTTTGGGTTGTTTTCTCGCCGCTTATCAAGACTTTTGATTTTCTAGCGGGCGTTTCTCTTAAAATTTTAGGCATCAAACCAGCCAAGGAGAGCGAGCTAGCCCACTCCGAAGAGGAGATAAAAATCATCGTGGGCGAGAGCCTAAAGGGCGGCGTTTTAGATAGCTTTGAGACCGAGATCATTAAAAATGCGGTCGATTTCTCCGACACGGTCGCCAAAGAGATCATGACTCCGCGCCGCGATATGGTCTGCATAAACAAGCAAAAAAGCTACGAAGAAAATATCAAAGTGATCTTTGACTCCAAATACACGCGCTACCCCTACATCGACGGTAGCAAGGACGCGATACTAGGCATGATCCATATCAGAGATATCTTGCAGATTGATACAGTTAACAAAAAGCACGAATTTGACAGCATCGTACGTAAATTCGTCATCGTGCCCGAAAACCTCTCGATATCTAAAATCCTCGTTATGATGAATAAGCAGCAAATCTCCGCCGCCCTAGTCGTGGATGAATACGGCGGCACGGCGGGGCTTCTTACGATGGAAGACATCATGGAAGAAATTTTGGGCGACTTTAACGACGAGCACGACGACGCCGACCCGCACTACAAAAAGATCAACGAAAATATCTACGAGTTTCAGGGGCGTTTTGACTTAGAGAGCGTCGAGGAGCTGATGGGGATTAGCTTTGCCGATGAGACGGAGGAGCTTACGATCGGCGGATATGTCTTTAATCTCATCGGTCGCTTGCCGGTCGTGGGTGACAAGATCGAGGACGAGAATTGCTACTACGAGGTGCGCAAGATGGACGGCGCTAGCATCTCAAGCGTCAAAGTGCGCAGAAAAATCGAAGAAAAAGAGGACGAGGACTGA
- the murI gene encoding glutamate racemase, whose product MKIAFFDSGIGGLSVLAEALRRFSGAEFLYFADEDHVPYGTKSRAEIVRLSLDAVGFLVSRGADAVVVACNTATSAAISELRGAFSVPVIGMEPAVKLAADSFGTRPTLLIATPLTIAGEKLARLVGRLECETWSLALPRLVKFAQELEFDSPAVWAYLREELAKFELERLGSLVLGCTHFNYFKDVLREILPSHVRIIDGIDGTLNRLASELGGGLKLACGEDFSELACKFDAEELDAGGGQNARGKSRQCEGSDESARSEQGKKGGDEQGAEEYDGNSGKIYYPNGNSVEYFYSGRALDAAQLHKIEVFLKRLDAMREIN is encoded by the coding sequence TTGAAAATAGCGTTTTTTGACTCGGGTATCGGCGGGCTGAGCGTGCTGGCTGAGGCTCTGCGGCGGTTTAGCGGAGCGGAGTTTTTGTATTTTGCCGACGAGGATCACGTCCCCTACGGCACGAAAAGCAGGGCCGAGATCGTGCGCCTTAGCCTTGATGCGGTCGGGTTTTTGGTCTCGCGCGGCGCGGACGCGGTCGTGGTTGCTTGCAACACCGCCACGAGCGCGGCTATATCGGAGCTCCGTGGCGCATTTAGCGTGCCAGTCATCGGCATGGAGCCCGCCGTCAAGCTCGCTGCGGATAGTTTCGGCACGCGCCCGACGCTGCTCATCGCCACGCCGCTAACGATCGCCGGCGAAAAGCTAGCGCGCCTCGTGGGGCGGCTGGAGTGCGAGACGTGGAGCCTGGCGTTACCGCGCCTTGTGAAGTTTGCGCAGGAATTGGAGTTTGACTCGCCTGCGGTTTGGGCGTATTTGCGGGAGGAGCTAGCTAAATTTGAGCTTGAGCGCCTGGGTTCGCTCGTGCTTGGTTGCACGCATTTTAACTATTTTAAGGACGTTTTGCGCGAAATCTTGCCGTCTCACGTGCGCATCATCGACGGTATCGACGGCACTCTAAACCGCCTTGCAAGCGAGCTAGGCGGTGGGCTAAAGCTTGCTTGTGGCGAGGATTTTTCGGAACTGGCGTGTAAATTTGACGCGGAAGAGCTAGATGCAGGCGGCGGACAGAACGCAAGAGGTAAGAGCAGGCAGTGCGAGGGGAGCGATGAAAGCGCTCGCAGCGAGCAAGGCAAGAAAGGTGGCGACGAGCAGGGTGCAGAAGAGTACGACGGAAACAGCGGTAAAATTTACTATCCAAACGGCAACAGCGTGGAGTATTTTTACTCGGGCAGAGCGCTAGATGCGGCGCAGCTGCATAAAATAGAAGTGTTTTTGAAAAGGCTTGATGCGATGCGGGAGATTAATTAA